A region from the Ralstonia pickettii genome encodes:
- the tagF gene encoding type VI secretion system-associated protein TagF yields the protein MSQTQLQLSYFGKLPSRGDFVKSANNVQLLDTLDRWLAQGMELLAEAPDWKSTYDSWKPVQFAFLGSQSKLAIAGTLMASSDLSSRRFPFLTAAAMEVERPINFIARSPIALARLWTRAGQQMLSLGTATDATEGLRLLAEGQHGVETGTGGTSTQSHDASFSDFIDFQTVAGLEQMLRAEGHNIRLRRTLLALGTLLQPVMANGSSRLEKGLTLPLPADPLYRSLVASFWLELVSRFLQRADFELSLFLGDINGAERLVIGFNGASSRTLHSVMSPLAYAEQNINIDDPEWVDQHVSGDYGLAKFVSYLDQPQLSLRVAVDTFREVFIGE from the coding sequence ATGAGCCAGACCCAGTTGCAGCTTTCGTACTTCGGCAAGCTTCCGTCTCGCGGTGACTTCGTCAAAAGCGCCAACAACGTCCAGCTGCTCGACACGCTGGACCGCTGGCTGGCGCAAGGCATGGAATTGCTGGCCGAAGCCCCGGACTGGAAGTCGACCTATGACAGTTGGAAGCCGGTGCAGTTTGCGTTTCTCGGCTCGCAGAGCAAGCTCGCCATTGCGGGCACGCTCATGGCCAGCAGCGATCTGTCTTCGCGCCGGTTTCCGTTCCTGACGGCGGCGGCCATGGAGGTCGAGCGCCCGATCAACTTCATCGCCCGCAGCCCGATTGCGCTCGCCCGGCTTTGGACACGCGCCGGCCAGCAGATGCTCTCGCTCGGCACCGCCACCGACGCCACTGAAGGCCTGCGCCTGCTGGCCGAAGGGCAGCACGGCGTGGAGACCGGCACGGGCGGCACCAGCACGCAGTCGCACGACGCGAGCTTTTCGGATTTCATCGACTTCCAGACCGTCGCCGGCCTTGAGCAGATGCTGCGCGCTGAGGGCCACAACATCCGTCTGCGCCGCACCCTGCTCGCGCTTGGCACCTTGCTGCAGCCTGTGATGGCCAATGGCTCGTCGCGGCTTGAGAAAGGGCTCACGCTGCCGCTGCCGGCAGACCCGCTCTATCGCAGCCTGGTTGCGAGTTTCTGGCTCGAGCTGGTGTCGCGCTTCCTGCAGCGGGCGGACTTCGAGCTGTCGCTGTTCCTGGGCGATATCAATGGCGCCGAGCGGTTGGTCATCGGCTTCAACGGCGCCTCGTCACGCACGTTGCACAGTGTGATGTCCCCACTGGCGTATGCCGAACAGAACATCAACATCGACGATCCGGAATGGGTCGACCAGCACGTCAGCGGAGATTACGGCTTGGCCAAGTTCGTGAGTTACCTGGATCAACCGCAGCTGTCGCTGCGCGTGGCGGTCGATACCTTCCGCGAAGTCTTCATCGGAGAATGA
- a CDS encoding OmpA family protein — protein MGLDAIKRGFRPATLVTNAAMLACLASALPAHAAAGDAAPVPGQVVAGGMVPDEATKATVLAKLRELYGSANVVDQIEVGNVVSPPNWSANVQKILSPAIKQVNRGQLNIDGTQVSLHGDVGNEAQRQQLTSDMATALGQSYTIKNGLRVAAVSEQGLLDQTLANRIIEFETGSATLTPKGRAILDEMAAVLPRLNGRKIEIVGHTDNSGSRALNLNLSQARAETVKNYLIAKGAEQGTLTAMGVGPDQPVAANNTDEGRSRNRRIEFRASK, from the coding sequence ATGGGTCTGGATGCAATCAAGCGCGGCTTCCGGCCTGCAACACTGGTGACGAACGCCGCCATGCTGGCCTGCCTGGCAAGTGCCCTGCCCGCGCATGCCGCAGCGGGCGATGCCGCGCCCGTGCCGGGCCAGGTCGTGGCCGGCGGCATGGTGCCGGACGAAGCCACCAAGGCAACCGTGCTGGCCAAGCTGCGCGAGTTGTACGGCAGCGCCAACGTGGTCGACCAGATCGAAGTGGGCAACGTGGTGTCGCCGCCCAACTGGTCGGCCAATGTGCAAAAAATCCTGTCGCCGGCCATCAAGCAAGTCAATCGCGGGCAGTTGAACATCGACGGCACGCAGGTGTCGCTACATGGCGACGTCGGCAACGAGGCGCAGCGCCAGCAGTTGACCAGTGACATGGCGACGGCGCTGGGCCAGAGCTACACGATCAAGAATGGGCTGCGCGTAGCGGCCGTGTCCGAGCAAGGGCTGCTGGACCAGACGCTGGCCAACCGCATCATCGAGTTTGAAACCGGCAGCGCCACGCTCACCCCCAAGGGCCGCGCGATTCTGGATGAAATGGCCGCCGTACTGCCGCGCCTGAACGGCCGCAAGATCGAAATCGTCGGCCACACCGACAACTCCGGCAGCCGAGCGTTGAACCTCAACCTGAGCCAGGCCCGCGCCGAGACGGTCAAGAACTACCTCATCGCCAAGGGCGCCGAGCAAGGCACGCTGACCGCGATGGGCGTGGGGCCGGATCAGCCCGTGGCGGCCAACAACACCGATGAAGGCCGCTCGCGGAATCGGCGGATCGAGTTTCGGGCGAGCAAGTGA
- a CDS encoding TIGR04222 domain-containing membrane protein produces MPFSQRLAETEGWSRLYTLTVIEEYKRFAYLAVFAGHPVTPSEAIDAAWHLHLQYSKEYWTVFCGEVLRAPLHHAPGIGAPDEDDAYAQHYAQTLESYRRTFGEAPPADVWPRPEQPEAAQAPETVVPTRHAPEPVMPPPASTARSFMPSVWLVIAVSLIAITTNVASDVHVLSYSGPRFLAFYLGVCVMACLLIRGLHRAAYSRNPWGAAGGSVPRQLTPAEAALIAGDATRMAQVAALTLLDAGAIRIVPPAKKKRDRNTYVVANQDRPPERDVSAWTWLARQTQQRSPWPNFQDRLVDDAPEMTDRLRSEGWMWTRGAMRGTTLAAWAIVLATLWLGVMKAFVGLSRGRPVIWLLMEMALFGIVYWWVTARLIGVGRAGPTAGANAALDVYRQRGQQGPRSGLSTHDLLWLTAFGGTSVLANTAWAGYRSILGPPAGASSGGSGADTSSNCSSSSNGSSSCSSSSCGSSGCGGCSSS; encoded by the coding sequence GTGCCGTTCAGCCAACGTCTGGCGGAGACTGAAGGGTGGTCGCGTTTATATACGCTGACTGTCATCGAGGAATACAAGCGCTTCGCGTATCTGGCGGTGTTTGCAGGGCACCCTGTCACACCTTCCGAAGCGATCGATGCCGCCTGGCACCTCCATCTGCAATATTCGAAAGAGTATTGGACGGTGTTCTGCGGCGAAGTACTGCGCGCGCCGCTGCATCATGCGCCCGGGATTGGCGCGCCGGACGAAGACGACGCCTACGCGCAGCATTACGCGCAAACACTGGAAAGCTATCGGCGCACGTTCGGCGAGGCGCCGCCGGCCGATGTCTGGCCGCGGCCGGAGCAGCCCGAGGCAGCCCAGGCCCCGGAAACTGTCGTCCCCACACGGCATGCGCCGGAGCCGGTCATGCCGCCGCCCGCATCCACAGCGCGCTCATTCATGCCATCCGTATGGCTTGTGATCGCCGTCAGCCTCATCGCAATCACCACGAATGTCGCCTCGGATGTTCATGTGCTGAGCTATTCAGGGCCACGCTTTCTCGCGTTCTATCTGGGTGTGTGCGTGATGGCGTGTCTGCTGATCCGGGGCCTGCATCGCGCTGCCTACAGCCGGAACCCCTGGGGGGCCGCGGGTGGCAGCGTACCGCGTCAGCTGACACCTGCCGAAGCCGCGCTGATCGCCGGCGATGCGACGCGAATGGCGCAGGTTGCGGCCTTGACGTTGCTGGATGCAGGAGCGATCCGCATCGTCCCTCCAGCAAAGAAAAAACGAGACCGCAACACCTACGTGGTCGCGAACCAGGACCGCCCCCCAGAGCGCGACGTCAGCGCATGGACATGGCTCGCCCGGCAAACGCAGCAGCGCTCGCCATGGCCGAACTTCCAGGATCGGCTCGTCGACGATGCACCCGAGATGACAGACCGGCTACGCAGCGAGGGATGGATGTGGACCCGCGGCGCGATGCGCGGAACGACGCTCGCAGCGTGGGCCATTGTGCTGGCGACGCTGTGGCTCGGTGTGATGAAGGCCTTTGTGGGCTTGTCGCGAGGGCGCCCGGTTATTTGGCTGCTGATGGAGATGGCGCTGTTCGGAATCGTCTACTGGTGGGTGACGGCGCGACTGATCGGCGTGGGCCGTGCCGGTCCCACCGCGGGCGCCAACGCTGCGCTCGATGTTTATCGGCAGCGCGGCCAGCAGGGGCCACGTTCAGGTTTGTCAACGCACGATCTACTGTGGCTGACTGCGTTTGGCGGCACCAGCGTGCTGGCCAACACAGCATGGGCCGGATACCGATCGATCTTGGGACCACCCGCCGGCGCCAGTTCTGGCGGCTCCGGAGCCGACACGTCGAGCAACTGCAGCTCAAGCAGCAATGGCTCCAGCAGCTGCAGCTCGAGTAGCTGCGGATCCAGCGGCTGCGGCGGTTGTTCGAGCAGTTAG
- the tssA gene encoding type VI secretion system protein TssA, producing the protein MATLPFDQLLAPLPGAQPCGEDMLFSAEFDSIQDARRFDDPSLDQGEWVTEIKEADWRAVIAESTSLLQNRTKDLRLAAWLAEALSKERGFAGLREGYELIAGLCEQFWEHLYPLPEADDPEARTGSMAWLATRSSQLIREVPLVEAGKGGYSLIDWEVATSLVEAIRRDPEQADELSRGKITQEQFESARRATPPAFYKTLHDDVVGCGAALLRLESVLDARAGDHAPSFRPAREALQAVRALVERFGGKPEPKPTAVEAKGASQPATQSAAGTVIETMVSGPIRTRAQALNQLRDVAEFFRQTEPHSPVAYLAARAAKWGDMPLHAWLRTVVKDDATLSQIEELLGLGDPPSESAS; encoded by the coding sequence ATGGCCACTCTTCCGTTTGACCAATTGCTCGCTCCGCTGCCCGGGGCACAACCGTGCGGCGAAGACATGCTCTTCTCTGCAGAATTCGACAGCATCCAGGATGCGCGCCGGTTTGATGACCCGTCACTCGATCAAGGTGAGTGGGTCACGGAGATCAAGGAAGCGGATTGGCGCGCCGTCATCGCCGAGAGCACGTCGCTGCTGCAGAACCGCACGAAGGATCTGCGCCTGGCCGCATGGTTGGCCGAGGCGTTGTCGAAGGAGCGTGGCTTTGCCGGCCTGCGCGAGGGCTACGAATTGATCGCCGGATTGTGCGAGCAGTTCTGGGAGCACCTCTATCCGCTGCCGGAAGCGGATGATCCTGAGGCCCGCACCGGCAGCATGGCATGGCTTGCGACGCGTTCGAGCCAGCTCATTCGCGAGGTGCCGCTGGTGGAGGCGGGCAAGGGCGGCTACAGCCTGATCGATTGGGAAGTCGCGACCAGCCTGGTCGAAGCCATCCGCCGCGATCCGGAACAGGCCGACGAGCTGTCGCGCGGAAAAATCACGCAGGAGCAGTTTGAATCCGCACGACGGGCCACGCCGCCTGCGTTCTACAAGACGCTGCACGACGATGTGGTCGGCTGCGGCGCCGCGCTGCTGCGGTTGGAGTCTGTGCTCGACGCTCGGGCGGGTGATCACGCGCCGAGTTTCCGCCCTGCGCGCGAAGCCTTGCAGGCGGTGCGCGCGTTGGTGGAGCGCTTCGGTGGCAAGCCGGAGCCCAAGCCAACCGCCGTGGAAGCAAAGGGCGCTTCGCAACCGGCGACGCAGTCTGCCGCCGGCACCGTCATCGAAACGATGGTTTCCGGCCCCATCCGCACGCGCGCCCAGGCGCTGAACCAGCTGCGCGATGTGGCCGAGTTCTTCCGCCAGACCGAGCCGCACAGCCCCGTTGCCTACCTCGCCGCACGTGCCGCGAAGTGGGGCGACATGCCGCTGCACGCCTGGCTGCGCACGGTGGTCAAGGACGATGCGACGCTGTCGCAGATCGAGGAGCTGCTGGGCCTGGGCGATCCGCCATCGGAAAGCGCCAGCTGA
- a CDS encoding DUF6708 domain-containing protein: protein MEKARSKLQPQIHIWHEDLPLPTAAIEAGDRNVQPDPGFDVRYVDANVLELSRATSSERGMALMFGGGVSIGYVAMLPFFVEMYRDGNPKEAPIMASFLVLMLLVLAVLLINMIKKAVRTPLDLPILFDRSNQKIFALEYLVKPNPFAKWEMVIMELDWPRVEAAIGKFYKYKTVWYGLILAQCEQGTTKLEGRIILKQDVSAPMELHHMWAYIRCYMNEGPERLPEVQPIPRDVNFRRCLFGSFPLLDPTEDGRRLRARMGRTELIVSVAAASVFALGLFWLFLPVGVFEYIAQRLAPKPRWPAEVISRIPALRESVANPA, encoded by the coding sequence ATGGAAAAAGCACGCTCCAAACTGCAACCCCAGATCCACATTTGGCATGAAGATCTGCCTTTGCCAACCGCGGCAATTGAGGCCGGGGACAGGAACGTCCAACCTGACCCGGGCTTTGATGTCCGCTACGTCGATGCGAATGTGTTGGAGTTGTCACGAGCAACATCAAGCGAGCGCGGCATGGCTTTGATGTTCGGCGGCGGTGTATCCATTGGATACGTTGCGATGCTGCCGTTCTTTGTCGAGATGTATAGGGATGGGAACCCAAAAGAAGCCCCGATCATGGCATCTTTCCTGGTGTTGATGCTGTTGGTGCTAGCGGTGCTCCTGATCAACATGATCAAAAAAGCAGTGAGGACGCCGCTTGATTTACCGATCTTGTTTGACAGAAGCAACCAGAAAATTTTCGCGCTGGAATATCTAGTGAAACCCAATCCATTTGCGAAATGGGAAATGGTGATCATGGAGCTCGACTGGCCGCGTGTCGAGGCCGCAATCGGAAAATTTTATAAGTACAAAACAGTTTGGTACGGATTAATTCTGGCGCAATGCGAGCAAGGTACGACCAAACTCGAGGGCCGGATCATATTGAAGCAGGATGTGAGCGCTCCAATGGAGCTTCATCACATGTGGGCGTACATCCGTTGCTACATGAATGAAGGGCCTGAACGGCTTCCAGAGGTCCAGCCAATTCCGCGCGACGTCAATTTCAGGCGCTGTCTGTTCGGGTCTTTTCCGTTGCTCGATCCGACAGAGGATGGGCGCCGCCTTCGCGCCCGCATGGGGCGCACCGAGTTGATCGTCTCGGTAGCCGCTGCAAGTGTCTTTGCGTTGGGGCTGTTTTGGTTGTTCCTGCCCGTTGGTGTGTTCGAGTACATCGCACAGCGGCTCGCCCCGAAACCGAGGTGGCCTGCGGAGGTCATTTCAAGAATTCCTGCGCTGCGCGAGTCAGTAGCGAATCCGGCGTAG
- a CDS encoding putative type VI secretion system effector: protein MSVEQRPEGLVKLTGTIKNYKVTRAEASFVFTEADRDKLGVVAIAAGIAGLSGPAIATAASASSEEEHADYVEFDLDGDPVKGWVWRSPFKEGDKVEVAAEWRNDHYETAGIARPEDRIIALYPHCSRGKARHIKNAVKWWVIGVAGILVGLGAPILGIMLLLVESPQNLLHDVFPYGFLAMSAGFYAFFGLMTISLARKWMPFVRLTEKVCRTLGIPDSGNVDLVKSAKLQRKPDDPGEYGTFYFRY from the coding sequence ATGAGCGTCGAGCAACGGCCTGAAGGGTTGGTAAAGCTGACGGGCACGATAAAGAACTACAAGGTGACCCGTGCAGAAGCGAGTTTCGTGTTTACGGAGGCCGATCGGGACAAGCTCGGAGTGGTCGCCATTGCTGCGGGCATCGCGGGGTTGAGTGGACCCGCGATCGCGACAGCAGCGTCCGCATCGAGTGAGGAGGAACATGCTGATTACGTCGAATTTGACCTTGACGGCGATCCGGTCAAGGGCTGGGTCTGGCGCAGTCCTTTCAAAGAAGGGGACAAAGTCGAAGTGGCCGCCGAATGGCGTAATGACCACTATGAGACAGCTGGCATTGCGAGACCAGAGGACCGCATCATCGCGTTGTACCCGCATTGCTCTCGGGGTAAGGCCCGGCATATCAAGAATGCGGTGAAGTGGTGGGTTATAGGCGTGGCTGGGATACTTGTGGGACTAGGGGCGCCGATACTGGGAATCATGCTGCTGCTCGTCGAGTCGCCGCAGAATTTGCTGCACGACGTTTTCCCGTACGGCTTTTTGGCCATGAGCGCAGGGTTCTATGCGTTCTTCGGCCTGATGACCATTAGCCTCGCCAGAAAATGGATGCCATTTGTACGTCTGACGGAGAAGGTTTGCCGCACGCTGGGCATTCCCGATTCCGGGAACGTCGATCTGGTCAAGTCGGCCAAGCTCCAACGCAAGCCGGATGACCCGGGCGAATACGGTACCTTCTACTTCAGATACTGA
- a CDS encoding putative type VI secretion system effector — translation MSDGLELISGMVRGLTIHDGEQAFLSEAQQGSGAAVAAGLATAGLAGAAAGAGLAATSTGDAVQFFTCQLGERTVAGGFSKVTFKNGDEVSFVVARQPRAPDRALAAIRPRDHTLWMSLHCSRGVRAHRRFAYGVFLRLVVGLPVFFCASYLASSLFSFGPKIDAGTFHIVLPMFSTFGVVAAIYYGLRFYFQWRPVAQQAERIFAVLGYPNPSRVDLPRDHKRYSKARGIKWPYLSDGPWIYHYLDPHEERGRATRP, via the coding sequence ATGAGCGATGGACTGGAACTGATCTCGGGCATGGTCAGGGGCCTGACGATTCACGATGGCGAACAAGCTTTCTTGAGCGAAGCACAGCAGGGCTCTGGTGCGGCTGTGGCCGCTGGTCTTGCGACGGCGGGGCTGGCTGGAGCCGCTGCGGGCGCTGGCTTGGCGGCCACATCCACAGGTGACGCGGTGCAATTCTTTACTTGCCAGTTGGGCGAGCGCACCGTGGCAGGTGGCTTCAGCAAGGTGACGTTCAAGAATGGGGATGAAGTCTCGTTTGTGGTTGCGCGTCAGCCACGTGCACCAGATCGGGCCTTGGCCGCCATCAGGCCGAGGGACCACACACTATGGATGAGTTTGCATTGCTCACGGGGTGTGCGAGCGCATAGGCGCTTTGCGTATGGAGTTTTTTTGCGACTGGTAGTGGGTTTGCCCGTATTCTTTTGTGCCAGCTATTTGGCATCAAGCCTGTTTTCGTTTGGCCCCAAAATCGATGCCGGAACATTTCACATTGTGTTGCCGATGTTTTCTACATTCGGGGTTGTAGCAGCGATTTACTATGGCCTTCGCTTCTACTTCCAATGGCGCCCCGTTGCTCAGCAAGCCGAACGTATCTTTGCCGTCCTCGGCTACCCCAATCCTTCACGCGTCGATCTGCCGCGCGACCACAAGCGTTACAGCAAGGCCCGCGGCATAAAATGGCCTTACCTCAGCGATGGGCCATGGATCTACCACTATCTTGATCCGCATGAAGAACGCGGCAGGGCAACAAGGCCTTGA
- a CDS encoding T6SS effector BTH_I2691 family protein, translating to MPPSAPPAQSCDQCKATGLPILPVRYAVVPKNVSPALPGWVSGDRVKTVPLGGDFQYALRTLRTGYLYLFYDKNARGSKQWECYSVGEDGSLTRQFDPKSAQPQSTPVLRCSRHGANNTQVHYLVIEQPEKCGATWIAFSEHKWSDETLAEYETNSKLRNKRMQTIHPGAMAAGAKHSHGQIAGKAVLEAVLEYASTPKDLLPFDPPVGNLSNEDGTCQKADKLEQMSTRYPWHLRTGMAESTAKHMEHRGKGTGKPSEPHVLALWDAVGITHELNGFRNDAAGWIKKYGDERELQISAFNAIEGTKRAMEQGAADRVRDFNAVSQSSPTNEMMRLRAPIVKATRDAASAQAFSQQYYALSQSYRNGDISLEELQARRAPLVQRYAKDPAELQAALAREDDIKRAFKRGDQQEQARAAAQAWPKYKEHIDGGALERFKKNWDRLLTQANKVIDQRTEALISWLEAPLFIDTLEDFHRTSEVDGVLFEDCVGEAIFGMGSSAAGQKKIDVWIKEAKASLDTNLLWRAIALNQQEGLADIDEALSMIYSGPQPLSGQTWAGVAGHIKWNKIADLGKKSLTAFNTQMKALDPKSGIRPVQRMRGLEKIFLSVGGSWLKPLTGTVDTVNELALRTLLLARSGVSAEAAKAVAVQDAMHYAADRQMLVRRLMNQDYYLSQAAQADYEARAAKWKALRANVEVPDASKGGSFNAARDARMALIVAVFEAFNLYKARQQAAKSPRSEKAQATLAAAKLATVAAALDVTSNWVKALAGAGDRAVGYQMLKLAGGALSATASGYGAMLDFHETGANESSADYRMMILFGIRGTFQATSAVLSSLTALSYCSPLIETFGKRFGERLIAKALTTAATRLLLARAALVFASLEVSIFVLAITLIIWSFEDDALQKWCDRCAFGLKRAQLQDSYKTAESQLAAFNKALTGAE from the coding sequence ATGCCGCCTAGCGCACCGCCAGCCCAATCTTGCGACCAATGCAAAGCGACCGGCTTGCCTATCTTGCCGGTTCGATATGCCGTCGTCCCCAAGAACGTCAGTCCTGCGTTGCCCGGCTGGGTTAGTGGTGACCGTGTGAAGACTGTGCCGTTGGGGGGGGACTTTCAATACGCGTTGCGTACCTTGCGTACTGGCTATCTATATCTGTTCTATGACAAGAACGCGCGTGGTTCCAAGCAATGGGAATGCTATTCGGTTGGCGAGGACGGTAGCCTGACGCGCCAATTCGATCCCAAGTCCGCCCAACCGCAAAGCACGCCGGTACTGCGATGCTCGCGCCACGGCGCCAACAACACGCAGGTGCATTACCTTGTGATCGAGCAGCCCGAGAAATGTGGTGCGACCTGGATTGCTTTTAGCGAGCACAAGTGGAGCGACGAGACGCTCGCAGAGTATGAGACGAACAGTAAGCTGCGCAACAAGCGCATGCAGACCATTCACCCGGGAGCGATGGCCGCTGGGGCAAAGCACAGCCATGGCCAGATCGCCGGCAAGGCTGTGCTTGAAGCCGTGCTTGAGTACGCGTCAACGCCTAAGGACCTGCTCCCATTTGATCCCCCTGTGGGTAACTTGAGCAACGAAGACGGTACCTGCCAAAAGGCCGACAAGCTCGAGCAGATGAGTACCCGCTATCCGTGGCATCTGAGAACTGGCATGGCGGAGAGTACGGCCAAACACATGGAGCATCGCGGAAAAGGCACCGGCAAGCCGAGCGAGCCTCATGTGTTGGCCCTGTGGGATGCCGTGGGCATCACGCATGAACTCAACGGCTTCAGAAACGACGCAGCCGGATGGATTAAAAAGTACGGCGATGAACGTGAGCTCCAGATCAGCGCGTTCAATGCCATCGAAGGCACCAAGAGGGCCATGGAGCAAGGGGCGGCGGATCGGGTGCGCGATTTCAATGCAGTCTCGCAGTCTTCGCCCACCAACGAGATGATGCGGTTGCGCGCACCCATTGTGAAGGCTACGCGCGACGCTGCTTCGGCCCAAGCGTTCTCGCAGCAGTACTACGCGCTCAGCCAGAGCTACCGCAACGGTGATATCAGCCTGGAGGAACTGCAGGCGCGCCGTGCCCCCTTGGTGCAGCGCTACGCGAAAGACCCTGCCGAGTTGCAAGCGGCCCTGGCACGGGAAGACGACATCAAACGCGCCTTCAAGCGTGGCGATCAACAAGAACAAGCCCGCGCCGCTGCCCAAGCCTGGCCGAAGTACAAGGAGCACATCGACGGCGGCGCATTGGAGCGCTTCAAGAAAAACTGGGACAGGCTGCTGACCCAGGCCAACAAGGTCATTGACCAGCGCACGGAAGCCTTGATTAGCTGGCTGGAGGCGCCGCTGTTCATCGACACCCTGGAAGATTTTCATCGCACCAGCGAAGTGGATGGCGTGCTGTTCGAGGACTGCGTTGGCGAAGCCATTTTCGGTATGGGCTCCAGTGCGGCGGGGCAAAAGAAGATCGACGTCTGGATCAAAGAGGCCAAGGCCAGCCTCGACACCAACTTGCTGTGGCGGGCCATCGCGCTGAACCAGCAGGAAGGCCTGGCTGACATCGATGAGGCGTTGAGCATGATCTATAGCGGCCCGCAGCCGTTGAGCGGACAGACCTGGGCGGGCGTAGCCGGGCACATCAAATGGAACAAAATCGCCGACCTGGGTAAAAAATCGCTCACGGCGTTCAACACGCAGATGAAGGCGCTCGACCCGAAATCAGGCATCCGGCCGGTGCAGCGCATGCGCGGGCTGGAGAAGATATTTCTTTCTGTTGGCGGTAGCTGGCTCAAGCCGCTGACGGGGACCGTGGATACCGTCAACGAATTGGCCTTGCGCACCCTGTTGTTGGCGCGCAGCGGCGTGTCGGCCGAGGCGGCCAAAGCTGTAGCGGTGCAGGACGCGATGCACTACGCGGCCGACCGGCAGATGCTCGTGCGCCGTCTGATGAACCAAGACTACTACCTGAGCCAGGCGGCGCAGGCCGATTACGAAGCGCGTGCAGCCAAGTGGAAGGCGCTCCGCGCAAACGTGGAAGTGCCTGACGCCAGCAAAGGAGGCAGCTTTAATGCTGCACGCGATGCGCGCATGGCGCTGATTGTGGCAGTGTTCGAGGCATTCAACCTGTACAAGGCCCGTCAGCAGGCCGCCAAGAGCCCCAGGAGCGAGAAGGCCCAAGCCACCTTGGCTGCGGCCAAACTTGCCACGGTGGCCGCGGCTCTCGATGTGACGAGCAACTGGGTCAAGGCGTTGGCTGGGGCCGGGGACCGGGCCGTGGGCTACCAGATGCTCAAACTTGCGGGTGGGGCGCTGAGTGCTACGGCTTCGGGGTATGGGGCGATGCTGGATTTTCACGAAACCGGAGCGAATGAGAGCAGTGCGGACTACAGAATGATGATCCTGTTCGGTATTCGAGGAACATTTCAGGCTACGAGCGCAGTTCTTTCTTCTCTCACGGCGCTTTCCTATTGCTCCCCCCTCATTGAAACCTTCGGCAAGAGATTCGGTGAACGGCTGATTGCCAAGGCATTGACCACCGCCGCTACCCGGCTGCTGCTGGCGCGCGCGGCCCTGGTCTTCGCCAGCCTAGAAGTGTCGATCTTCGTTCTGGCCATCACCCTTATCATCTGGTCCTTCGAGGATGATGCCTTGCAGAAGTGGTGCGACCGCTGCGCTTTCGGCTTGAAGCGGGCGCAACTGCAAGACAGCTACAAGACGGCCGAGTCGCAGCTTGCCGCCTTCAACAAAGCCTTGACGGGGGCGGAATGA
- a CDS encoding DUF4123 domain-containing protein, giving the protein MTEELWAHAAQVSHALHASVIARPQADCLLLIDTVPRAVAEDDVLWEGYSRSGNERVQLAHPGIDPSHYPMLLPLHITKFKDSLLLEQSVQRAIEELPSQVLRAGSGRQISGWLTSSQPVRNVARHLASSMLHRVPHLGGLAWLRLQDPAVLWWLWSFLSPTQRAALLGPIDTFWLLDPAGRLVELRAEGVEAKGAQGRLTLSTEQWQDVDSIASLNIAIREWGHAQAVGARFDSFCAAALAAIRRARNAGFNDRHDLAAYARCALEIHPEFDSHPLVQRRLALRGEGAYFTSLIDDLEEHDWQRIANECGVVLVD; this is encoded by the coding sequence ATGACTGAGGAGCTTTGGGCGCACGCGGCACAGGTAAGCCACGCGTTGCATGCGAGCGTGATCGCAAGACCGCAGGCGGATTGTCTGCTGTTGATTGACACCGTGCCGCGAGCGGTGGCGGAAGACGACGTATTGTGGGAGGGCTACTCGCGAAGCGGAAACGAGCGCGTCCAACTCGCCCATCCCGGCATCGATCCGTCGCATTACCCGATGCTGTTGCCGCTACATATTACGAAGTTCAAAGACAGTCTTCTGCTTGAGCAAAGCGTTCAGAGGGCAATTGAGGAGTTGCCCTCGCAGGTTCTGCGGGCCGGGTCGGGCCGTCAGATAAGTGGGTGGCTAACGAGTTCGCAGCCCGTGCGGAATGTGGCGCGCCACTTGGCATCCAGCATGCTTCATCGCGTTCCCCACCTCGGAGGGCTCGCCTGGTTGCGCCTGCAAGATCCTGCCGTGCTGTGGTGGCTGTGGTCATTTCTTTCTCCGACCCAGCGCGCGGCTCTGCTGGGCCCCATTGACACATTCTGGTTGCTGGATCCGGCTGGCAGGCTGGTTGAACTGCGGGCCGAAGGCGTTGAAGCCAAAGGTGCTCAGGGGCGACTGACGTTGAGCACGGAGCAGTGGCAAGACGTTGATTCCATCGCTTCGTTAAACATCGCGATCCGCGAGTGGGGGCATGCCCAGGCAGTCGGAGCACGGTTCGACTCCTTCTGCGCCGCTGCACTCGCTGCCATACGGCGGGCGCGCAACGCTGGCTTCAATGACAGACACGATCTTGCTGCGTATGCCCGATGCGCGTTGGAAATTCACCCGGAATTCGACTCACATCCGCTGGTCCAGCGACGGCTGGCGCTGCGGGGTGAGGGCGCCTATTTCACGAGCTTGATCGACGACCTGGAAGAGCATGACTGGCAACGCATCGCGAATGAGTGTGGTGTCGTCCTCGTCGACTGA